The Mercenaria mercenaria strain notata chromosome 10, MADL_Memer_1, whole genome shotgun sequence genome contains a region encoding:
- the LOC123560245 gene encoding uncharacterized protein LOC123560245, whose product MKILFLCFLLIDCNFVVYPLDLQPSHIPLLLEIQDLFCCSSESCLLTNSSTRSDLNPTLNPNSSDELLPTSLPISHAPLPVKVAGNPDEKCCGSCEYIKNDCHITDSCCLEEALKIKTKDRMTCDFPQLRPFDVAYPNVVEMQKLMFRECPKINNGNFDTINKCENSKWFDEYKSNLPVTDATTMYNYRNRYCAYCHNVTEDKLHYWDARLECLHGISKPPQNISSILKTKSCNLKYFRPESLGSEGQLLHNCHVMISKCNVTGYWKHYDPLLEAACLAYTKVFNFKYRNVFCYLCNTNDAFSPTKCEETGKFGVAANYMALVKPDDTPEDGCSLNNIYDPVKKLCRVIQCLFPKEFKKGQCVSTAEYMGGVTYGIFLKLTPSEDIKVSDRFLVIDFADDIKEVIISWLKVKLKDTSSVSLYIYAKYYSPSSEMVDNVNNSIAYFVTYVEIAFGIFSPARSGDVEYMLSIHDTSIDTGNPFKNSKGLKYKVEIDVYDVKNVSAQQLYDPSSGKLNLILGEGVETNYPKTILRTLHMCPLIQISSTMYNIQQLANSVYIQEFNASINKKELIIEFKDQIAISVRMCLHTFENFMQSVSGIDTQLQRQNKCKINTLSTYAILTLACSSISLIFSVLTLIIYFMFKELKSQPGVNNIVLCISLIIAQTVFQLGSAQSCYVSKVTCQVIGVSVHFFWLFLIFWMNSCCIHMFRVFRCGQAKIAFFNTTKTTLIYVLYSFSASLILVLINIIVSLNESAGKDIGYGGSMCYISKGHMVVYLFSLPVAFIVFINVVLFTIVVVQMKLLPKVQNDKNERNLLLIYAKLSTLTGGTWLFGFLSYFLNVPALDYIFTILNASQGMFLFFAFVANRRSLKLCLKKDYEQSGTNRTMHTNVARDLPTLEQQ is encoded by the exons atgaaaatattattcCTGTGTTTCCTCTTGATAGACTGTAATTTCGTTGTTTATCCACTGGACTTGCAGCCGTCGCATATACCTCTCCTGTTGGAAATTCAGGACTTATTCTGTTGTTCATCGGAATCATGCCTTTTAACAAACTCTTCCACTCGATCAGATTTAAACCCGACACTGAATCCAAACTCTTCAGACGAGCTTTTACCTACAAGTTTGCCAATATCTCACGCTCCTCTGCCTGTTAAGGTCGCAGGAAACCCTGATGAAAAATGCTGTGGAAGTTGtgaatatattaaaaatgattgtCATATCACAGATTCTTGCTGTCTCGAAGAAGCATtgaaaattaaaaccaaagatcgAATGACATGTGATTTTCCACAATTACGACCGTTCGACGTAGCATACCCGAACGTGGTGGAAATGCAGAAGCTTATGTTTAGAGAATGCCCAAAAATAAACAACGGTAACTTTGACACCATCAACAAATGTGAAAATTCAAAATGGTTTGATGAATATAAATCTAACCTTCCTGTAACAGATGCTACTACAATGTACAATTACAGAAATCGTTATTGCGCATATTGTCATAATGTTACAGAGGATAAGTTACACTACTGGGACGCTAGACTAGAATGCCTACATGGAATATCAAAGCCCCCGCAGAATATCAGCTcaatacttaaaacaaaaagttgcaaTCTGAAATACTTTAGACCTGAATCTCTTGGTTCCGAAGGACAGCTCCTCCATAATTGCCATGTGATGATATCAAAATGTAATGTTACTGGGTATTGGAAACACTATGACCCTTTACTTGAGGCTGCTTGCTTAGCCTACACTAAAGTATTCAATTTCAAATACAGGAATGTATTTTGCTACTTATGTAATACAAACGACGCTTTCAGTCCCACGAAATGTGAAGAAACTGGGAAATTTGGTGTAGCAGCAAATTATATGGCGCTTGTGAAACCGGATGATACTCCTGAAGATGGATGCTctttaaataacatttatgaTCCTGTGAAG AAACTCTGCAGAGTCATACAGTGTTTATTCCcgaaagaatttaaaaaaggtCAATGTGTTAGTACGGCTGAATATATGGGAGGAGTCACATACGGCATATTTTTAAAACTGACACCATCTGAAGATATAAAAGTATCCGATCGTTTCTTAGTCATTGACTTTGCTGACGACATTAAAGAAGTAATCATATCCTGGTTGAAAGTCAAACTTAAAGATACAAGCTCTGTTTCTTTatacatttatgctaagtattaCTCACCGTCCTCGGAAATGGTTGACAATGTCAATAACAGTATTGCCTACTTTGTTACTTATGTTGAAATAGCTTTTGGGATTTTTTCTCCTGCTAGGTCAGGTGATGTAGAATATATGCTGTCGATTCATGATACGTCCATTGACACAGGAAATCCTTTTAAAAATAGTAAAGGTCTGAAATATAAAGTGGAAATAGATGTATATGATGTTAAAAATGTTAGTGCCCAACAGCTATATGATCCATCATCAGGAAAACTAAATCTTATTTTGGGAGAGGGTGTAGAAACAAATTATCCAAAAACAATACTGAGGACTCTACACATGTGCCCTTTAATACAAATAAGTAGCACAATGTATAATATTCAACAACTTGCTAATTCTGTTTATATTCAGGAGTTTAATGCATCTATCAACAAAAAAGAATTGATTATTGAATTTAAGGACCAGATTGCAATTTCCGTTCGTATGTGTTTGCATACTTTTGAAAACTTTATGCAGTCCGTTTCGGGAATTGACACACAGTTGCAAAGGCAGAACAAGTGTAAAATAAACACACTTTCTACATACGCTATTCTAACACTGGCATGCTCCAgcatttctttgatattttcgGTCCTAACTctgataatttattttatgttcaaagaaCTAAAATCTCAACCAGGTGTTAACAATATTGTACTGTGCATAAGTTTAATAATTGCCCAGACAGTATTCCAGTTGGGAAGTGCGCAGTCATGTTACGTATCAAAAGTAACATGTCAAGTTATCGGTGTATCTGTACATTTCTTTTGGCTCTTTCTTATTTTCTGGATGAACTCCTGCTGCATTCACATGTTTCGCGTTTTTCGATGTGGCCAAGCTAAGATTGCTTTTTTCAATACCACAAAAACAACTTTGATCTATGTACTATACAGCTTTTCTGCCTCCTTGATACTTGTACTTATTAACATCATTGTGTCTCTAAATGAAAGCGCGGGAAAAGATATTGGGTATGGAGGGTCTATGTGTTATATCAGTAAAGGTCACATGGTTGTTTACCTTTTCTCTTTACCTGtggcatttattgttttcattaatgTTGTTCTCTTTACTATCGTTGTTGTACAGATGAAACTGTTACCAAAAGTCCAAAACGATAAGAACGAAAGAAACCTGTTACTCATTTACGCCAAGCTGTCCACATTGACAGGTGGCACATGGCTCTTTGGGTTTCTAAGTTACTTTCTAAACGTTCCTGCTTTGGATTATATATTTACAATCCTAAATGCGTCGCAAGGAATGTTCCTTTTCTTTGCGTTTGTAGCTAATAGGCGTTCGCTGAAACTATGTCTGAAAAAAGATTATGAACAATCTGGAACTAACAGAACAATGCACACTAACGTAGCAAGAGATTTGCCAACGCTTGAACAACAATGA